Proteins encoded together in one Marinithermus hydrothermalis DSM 14884 window:
- a CDS encoding Ig-like domain-containing protein produces MKGPKLMIGIALALLVGGLPLAAAQRTQGSPSGVVFRVFSVSDELTADGISTTTLVAFLSDGAGNTFNNEQVRFILQGGVGTLFTPELGSDASAEAAQDEASLDRSRQVARNSVNGVSLGNGMYVARFRAGTVPGTATITVVWLNFPGTNVPTETLEIELAEEEQLDVFVDDAVLLADGKDSATIIAYVLDELERPALDAEVTFSVVNGPGTITPVSSAGGRYVARYTAGRAPGNATIEVTLPTISRSLKKRVSIKTVEAARLTGKAFPQEVRVLEEDGRVTPGNTATIVVAVRDGDGKLVRGLSEGELFAQVVNGPGRVSQGREIPLASGEGSGVYYFTFTATRESGSATVRITNVSTLRNPRTDVRIRTVSSTRRRSSQRQQLEVTAYADDPLFSDGQSKGLVVVAYTNAALEEAPDFELNLAFTEGDATLDQPPQELENLSGAEGTGVYVASFTAGESVSRSRARVLATILLPDGETESESDEITTAPPEPPTVVVFPDRLPAGQAQAFVDIFNFEGLELEREGNRYLTEVVSGPGRILQEARNDGEFPDALAGDNVHSALYEAGGTSVEREIILRVTDLAPRSRPFEQVELELDPSAEIEAIAFPMTANRVEMVQVVAFVRDAFGLPAVGHDLFFTVTSGDGDVVADGRMFDDGGTVAGFRDAYANDGVYVGAFRPSGTARGSITLRITDTTPTPQPTEDVRVRVR; encoded by the coding sequence GTGAAAGGCCCCAAACTCATGATCGGTATAGCGTTGGCCCTCCTGGTCGGGGGGCTTCCCCTAGCGGCCGCACAACGCACGCAAGGCTCGCCTTCGGGGGTGGTGTTCCGCGTCTTCTCCGTGAGCGACGAGCTCACGGCGGATGGCATCAGCACCACCACCCTGGTCGCCTTCCTCTCAGACGGAGCTGGGAACACCTTCAATAACGAGCAGGTGCGTTTCATCCTACAAGGCGGGGTGGGCACGCTCTTCACCCCAGAGCTGGGCAGCGACGCGAGCGCCGAGGCCGCGCAAGACGAGGCGTCCCTCGACCGCAGCCGCCAGGTTGCGCGCAACAGTGTGAACGGCGTGAGCCTCGGAAACGGGATGTACGTGGCCCGGTTTCGGGCCGGCACGGTGCCCGGAACCGCAACGATCACCGTGGTCTGGCTGAACTTCCCAGGCACGAACGTGCCCACCGAGACCCTCGAGATCGAGCTTGCGGAGGAGGAGCAGCTGGACGTGTTCGTGGACGACGCGGTGCTCCTCGCGGACGGTAAGGACTCGGCCACAATCATCGCGTACGTCCTGGATGAACTGGAACGCCCCGCGCTGGACGCCGAGGTGACGTTCAGCGTGGTGAACGGCCCCGGCACCATCACCCCCGTCAGCAGCGCCGGCGGGCGGTACGTGGCCCGCTACACGGCCGGCCGCGCTCCGGGCAACGCCACGATCGAGGTGACGCTTCCCACGATCTCCCGCTCGCTCAAAAAACGCGTGAGCATCAAGACCGTGGAAGCCGCCCGGCTCACGGGCAAGGCCTTTCCTCAAGAGGTGCGGGTCCTCGAGGAGGACGGCAGGGTAACCCCGGGCAACACCGCCACCATCGTGGTCGCGGTGCGCGACGGGGATGGCAAGCTCGTGCGGGGCCTTTCCGAAGGGGAGCTCTTCGCGCAGGTGGTGAATGGCCCCGGCCGGGTCTCCCAAGGCCGCGAGATCCCGCTCGCCTCAGGGGAAGGCTCGGGCGTGTACTACTTCACCTTCACCGCCACGCGGGAGTCCGGCAGCGCCACGGTCCGCATCACGAACGTCTCTACCCTCCGGAACCCTCGTACCGACGTGCGCATCCGCACCGTCTCCAGCACGCGCCGGCGCAGCAGTCAGCGCCAGCAGCTGGAGGTCACAGCGTACGCCGATGATCCCTTGTTCAGCGACGGGCAGTCCAAGGGCCTTGTCGTGGTCGCCTACACGAACGCAGCCCTCGAGGAGGCCCCAGACTTCGAGTTGAATCTGGCCTTTACCGAAGGGGACGCGACCCTGGATCAGCCCCCGCAAGAGCTCGAGAACCTCTCCGGAGCGGAAGGAACCGGCGTGTACGTGGCTTCCTTCACCGCGGGCGAGTCCGTGAGCCGGAGCCGGGCACGGGTTCTCGCCACGATCCTCCTCCCCGACGGGGAGACCGAGAGCGAGTCCGACGAGATCACGACCGCACCGCCCGAACCCCCTACCGTCGTAGTGTTCCCCGACCGGCTTCCCGCAGGCCAGGCGCAGGCCTTCGTGGATATCTTCAACTTCGAGGGGCTCGAGCTGGAGCGGGAGGGCAACCGGTACCTGACCGAGGTGGTGAGCGGGCCGGGCCGTATCCTGCAGGAGGCGCGGAACGATGGAGAGTTCCCCGACGCCCTCGCGGGGGATAACGTGCACTCCGCGCTGTACGAGGCGGGGGGCACCTCCGTGGAGCGGGAGATCATCCTGCGCGTCACGGACCTCGCCCCGCGCAGCCGGCCGTTCGAGCAGGTCGAGCTCGAGCTGGACCCCAGTGCGGAGATCGAGGCGATCGCCTTTCCCATGACCGCGAACCGGGTGGAGATGGTCCAGGTGGTGGCGTTCGTACGCGACGCGTTCGGCCTGCCGGCCGTGGGGCACGATCTGTTCTTCACGGTCACCAGCGGGGACGGCGACGTGGTGGCTGACGGGCGGATGTTCGATGACGGCGGAACGGTGGCGGGCTTCCGGGACGCCTACGCGAACGACGGCGTGTACGTGGGCGCGTTCCGCCCGAGCGGCACCGCGCGCGGCTCGATCACCCTGCGCATCACGGACACCACCCCGACCCCGCAACCCACGGAGGACGTGCGGGTGCGGGTGCGTTAA
- the dnaJ gene encoding molecular chaperone DnaJ, with protein MKDYYAILGVSRDASQDEIKRAYRKLALKYHPDKNPGDKEAEERFKEINEAYSVLSDPEKRAQYDRFGTTYPGAGREYQDIPFNDLFNLFEEMFGVSFGGRGAARTRPARGEDLEVSVPVDLKTVYQGGEVEVRYERLVMCEACRGEGGERRTCPSCRGSGRVEAYRQSLFGTMVTQTPCPQCKGRGFILVEACDACQGRGRTRKEERISVNLPAGMDEGHLLRVAGMGNHGPGGAGDLFVRVQVQPHPELERDGQNLVYCLRLGLAQAALGAKVEVPTLEGPVPLEVPPGTGHGEVFELEGYGLPHPNGAQKGSLLVVTELVVPKKLSAKARDLLRAYAEEVGEAVHTEGFWDKVKKVFK; from the coding sequence ATGAAGGACTACTACGCCATCCTCGGCGTGTCCAGGGACGCCTCCCAGGACGAGATCAAGCGGGCCTACCGGAAGCTCGCCCTGAAGTACCACCCGGACAAAAACCCCGGCGACAAGGAGGCCGAGGAGCGCTTTAAGGAGATCAACGAGGCCTACTCGGTCCTTTCCGACCCGGAAAAACGCGCGCAGTACGATCGGTTCGGCACCACCTACCCTGGTGCGGGACGGGAGTACCAGGACATCCCCTTCAACGACCTTTTCAACCTCTTCGAGGAGATGTTCGGGGTTTCCTTCGGTGGTCGGGGCGCCGCCCGAACGCGGCCCGCGCGCGGGGAGGACCTCGAGGTCAGCGTCCCGGTAGACCTCAAGACGGTCTACCAAGGCGGCGAGGTCGAGGTGCGGTACGAGCGGCTGGTGATGTGCGAGGCCTGCCGAGGGGAGGGGGGAGAACGCCGCACCTGTCCCTCGTGCCGTGGCTCGGGGCGCGTGGAGGCGTACCGGCAGAGCCTTTTCGGCACGATGGTTACCCAAACCCCTTGCCCGCAGTGCAAAGGGCGGGGGTTCATTCTCGTGGAGGCGTGCGACGCTTGCCAAGGCCGGGGGCGCACGCGCAAAGAGGAGCGTATCTCCGTGAACCTGCCCGCCGGCATGGACGAGGGCCATCTGTTGCGCGTGGCCGGCATGGGCAACCACGGCCCCGGTGGGGCGGGGGACTTATTCGTGCGCGTGCAGGTGCAGCCGCACCCTGAGCTCGAGCGCGACGGCCAGAACCTGGTGTACTGCCTGCGGCTGGGGTTGGCGCAGGCCGCGCTGGGCGCGAAGGTGGAGGTGCCCACCCTGGAGGGGCCGGTGCCCCTGGAGGTGCCCCCCGGGACCGGGCACGGCGAGGTGTTCGAGCTCGAGGGGTACGGCCTGCCGCACCCGAACGGGGCGCAAAAGGGAAGCCTGCTTGTGGTGACCGAGCTCGTCGTGCCTAAGAAGCTCTCGGCGAAGGCGCGGGACCTGCTCCGCGCCTACGCCGAGGAGGTGGGCGAGGCCGTGCACACCGAGGGGTTTTGGGACAAGGTCAAGAAGGTCTTTAAATAG
- a CDS encoding pyridoxal-phosphate-dependent aminotransferase family protein, giving the protein MVLLTPGPTPIPPRVQAALARPMRAHLDPEVLETNRRIQAFLRDLYDPGEGALVAALAGTGSLGMEAGLAGLTRAGDRVLVLENGAFGARIAQIARQHGLEVDVVSAPPGWPVDPEDVARALRARRYRIVAVVHGETSTGVRNPVEAIGALARAHGALYMVDAVTTAGMLPFSMQRIGADYAFTGSQKCLSAPPGLAPFALSARARAALGTGRVWYTDFTRIAAYWEQHAYHHTAPVPLHYALEEALSVVFEEGLEARRARAERLYRAAASVLEDLGFRVFAREGARLETVLVVTVPEFLDEAELRRRLRAAGVVVAGGIGPTAGRVLRLGLMGEGAREAHYRAFFRALEQALGRAGLEEAFAGALEAPVR; this is encoded by the coding sequence ATGGTACTGCTCACCCCCGGACCGACCCCCATCCCCCCCAGGGTGCAGGCGGCGCTCGCCCGTCCCATGCGCGCCCACCTGGACCCCGAGGTGCTCGAGACCAACCGCCGCATCCAAGCCTTTCTGCGCGACCTGTACGATCCCGGGGAGGGCGCGCTCGTGGCCGCGCTCGCCGGGACCGGCAGCTTGGGCATGGAAGCGGGCCTCGCGGGGCTCACTCGTGCGGGGGATCGCGTGCTCGTCCTCGAAAACGGCGCGTTCGGTGCTCGTATCGCGCAGATCGCACGCCAGCACGGCCTCGAGGTCGACGTTGTTTCCGCTCCGCCCGGCTGGCCGGTGGACCCGGAGGACGTGGCGCGGGCCCTGCGGGCGCGGCGCTACCGGATCGTAGCGGTGGTGCACGGGGAGACCTCGACCGGGGTGCGTAACCCCGTCGAGGCGATCGGCGCGCTGGCCCGGGCGCACGGGGCCTTATACATGGTGGACGCCGTGACCACCGCGGGAATGCTGCCCTTCTCCATGCAAAGGATTGGGGCCGACTACGCCTTCACCGGAAGCCAGAAATGCCTCTCCGCACCGCCAGGCCTCGCGCCTTTCGCCCTCTCGGCCCGTGCCCGCGCAGCGCTCGGGACGGGGCGTGTCTGGTACACGGACTTCACGCGGATTGCGGCCTACTGGGAGCAGCACGCTTACCACCACACCGCCCCCGTCCCGCTGCATTACGCCCTCGAGGAAGCCCTGTCCGTGGTGTTTGAGGAGGGGCTGGAGGCCCGCCGGGCACGGGCGGAGCGGTTGTACCGGGCGGCGGCCTCAGTCCTGGAAGACCTGGGGTTTCGGGTGTTCGCTCGGGAAGGGGCTCGCCTCGAGACCGTGCTGGTGGTGACGGTTCCCGAATTCTTGGACGAGGCCGAGCTCCGCCGAAGGCTGCGGGCAGCGGGCGTGGTCGTGGCCGGAGGTATCGGCCCCACGGCCGGGCGAGTCCTGCGGCTCGGCCTGATGGGTGAGGGAGCGCGCGAGGCGCACTACCGCGCCTTCTTCCGCGCGTTAGAGCAAGCGCTGGGGCGTGCCGGGCTGGAGGAGGCCTTCGCTGGGGCCCTGGAGGCGCCGGTCCGTTAA
- a CDS encoding ferritin has protein sequence MISEKLREMLVDQIGAEHTAAQRYLAMAAYFARQGLDGWAAFFFRQSEEEREHAMRIVRFLLDVGADLTFPAVPEAQPRFASALEAVQKALAWEQEVTRSFHRMAETALAEKDYTTFQFLQWFIEEQVEEEATMGKLVQIVESGVNLFQAQAALPSE, from the coding sequence ATGATCAGCGAAAAACTACGAGAAATGCTGGTGGACCAGATCGGCGCGGAGCACACAGCCGCCCAGCGCTACCTGGCCATGGCCGCTTACTTCGCGCGCCAAGGCCTCGACGGTTGGGCCGCGTTCTTCTTCCGCCAGTCGGAGGAAGAGCGCGAACACGCCATGCGGATCGTGCGCTTCTTGCTCGACGTGGGGGCGGACCTCACCTTCCCCGCAGTGCCCGAGGCCCAACCCCGGTTCGCCTCCGCCCTCGAGGCCGTCCAGAAAGCCCTCGCCTGGGAGCAGGAGGTGACCCGTTCCTTCCACCGCATGGCCGAGACCGCCCTCGCGGAGAAGGACTACACCACCTTCCAGTTCCTCCAGTGGTTCATCGAGGAGCAGGTCGAGGAAGAAGCCACGATGGGCAAGCTCGTCCAGATCGTGGAAAGCGGCGTGAACCTCTTCCAGGCCCAGGCCGCCCTGCCCTCGGAGTGA